Proteins from a genomic interval of Paenibacillus sp. RC334:
- a CDS encoding winged helix-turn-helix transcriptional regulator yields the protein MRNRKGGFGECPDGKDQACPVEYTLDVIGGKWKGILLYHLMYGTKRFSEFRRICPGITQRMLTLQLRELEEDGVVHREVYQQVPPKVEYSLTEFGRTLTPIINLMKDWGEEYKTRHRSSESCMEPSKPGL from the coding sequence ATGCGAAATCGGAAAGGCGGCTTTGGAGAATGTCCCGATGGAAAGGATCAGGCCTGCCCGGTGGAGTACACACTGGATGTGATTGGAGGCAAATGGAAAGGGATTCTCTTATATCATCTAATGTATGGAACCAAGCGGTTTAGTGAGTTTCGGCGAATCTGTCCGGGGATCACTCAGCGCATGCTGACGCTCCAGTTACGCGAGCTGGAAGAGGATGGTGTAGTTCACCGTGAAGTCTATCAGCAAGTTCCTCCCAAAGTCGAATATTCTCTAACCGAATTTGGAAGAACTCTGACTCCGATTATTAACTTAATGAAGGATTGGGGAGAAGAATATAAAACCAGGCATCGTTCATCAGAAAGCTGCATGGAGCCATCCAAGCCCGGCTTGTAG